One stretch of Epinephelus lanceolatus isolate andai-2023 chromosome 15, ASM4190304v1, whole genome shotgun sequence DNA includes these proteins:
- the LOC117267063 gene encoding filamin-A-interacting protein 1-like, whose protein sequence is MRSKSSGVESPANGVLGVPQGDHDISQEQDVGLPVKSLKAKVQQKEGEDNVEVEVISDKEKLLLDSPEAGDKRGDIMDLSKEDLLKLLGIMEGEVQAREDVICMLKSKQTVSEDLESRYGSAAPGSALQALQRDDFIAGRELQDPSVYQKPMVELDRLQEKHKETYRRMLGQLLLAEKCHRRTVHELDTEKRKHADYMNKSDDFTNLLEQERERLKRLLENEKAYQVKKEKEHSKRLAKVREELVKLKSFALMLVNERQQHLEQMDQQSQRAQELSQQLQQWEQAVSEAKERAKEDGHRVLSLEAELKEKSAKLTQQHDEMSAKLASQEIHNRQLNAKLVGLTHKVEELEESNTALKKSEEELQELREKIGKGECGNSNLITELENLRKRVLEMEGKDEEITKTENQCKELRKRLQEEDSKSKDLRLEVEKLQKRMMELEKLEGAFSVSKAECAQLHTALDTEKGLTKELSDEVVALRIRMKEVESSELKLEKSELSLKDDLSKLKSLTVALMEERKTLMERMKSDEKKKEDLSKMVKVEQGKVMEVTEKLIEESKKLLKLKSEMETKVETLTIEKGELSTKLAYEIDKTKDLNSKVSQMKKRLDGFEQAEKLSVKNSVKCEPGRLSDPVKREDNKVKELTFEIERLKKRLKQLEVVEGDLIKTEDQYDMLEKKFMTEQDKANILSQQVEEMRGQIARNKAIEKGEEESQEADLRQRCKREEAKTRELQADVVALKEKIHELMHKEDQLSQLQVDYSVLQQRFLEEEERAKNMGTEVFHLTKELEVAKRHSRALRPSLNGRRMVDVAVTSTGVQTEAASTGPAEEDTPAVFIRKSVQEENHIMNNLRQKCLKKPTEKSGVERCPSSGSDLGVKKSWIPWMRKKDNTPQESNLGKHLQINGDHLPSQLTMSQKQGQPLHIRVTPDHQNNMATLEISSPTAEDAFTSSAPLSPNPAQPKSRITIIPTYSAPTNKRRSTTGPQGPERAKSPVTITTISRAKSPESTRVPSSASGRPLSPVSIMTVSTAIVPEASASPEPQEMTMGRAVFKVTPEKQMVPMPIRKGHNNTSIITTTDDNKIHIHLGNSMTPKMVVRPVTAATESKEMTLSTGTVLRSPRQITTTATRSTQSKVMSTITISPVASTTPRHTQSMTGQDAQPPRTGLTRIPMSKSLKTGKAVLGSLGIAGGVKLESRAESQSMRIEVKKSTVNSNTLHNGGKA, encoded by the exons ATGAGGTCCAAAAGCAGCGGGGTGGAGAGCCCGGCCAATGGGGTGCTTGGGGTTCCACAGGGTGACCATGACATCAGCCAAGAACAGGACGTGGGTCTGCCTGTGAAGAGCCTGAAGGCCAAAGTTCAGCAGAAGGAGGGCGAGGAtaatgtggaggtggaggtgatcTCTGACAAAGAGAAGCTGCTGCTTGATTCCCCCGAGGCTGGTGATAAAAGAGGAGACATCATGGATCTGTCCAAGGAGGATCTGCTGAAACTGCTGGGGATCATGGAGGGGGAGGTTCAG GCAAGAGAAGATGTTATCTGCATGCTAAAGTCCAAACAGACTGTTTCAGAGGATCTTGAATCACGTTATGGCTCCGCAGCTCCTGGCTCGGCCCTCCAGGCCCTGCAGAGGGACGACTTCATCGCTGGCAGGGAGCTGCAGGACCCCAGTGTCTACCAAAAGCCTATGGTTGAG CTGGACCGTCTGCAGGAGAAGCACAAGGAGACGTACAGGAGGATGCTGGGTCAGTTGCTGCTCGCCGAAAAGTGCCATCGACGCACTGTCCATGAGCTGGACACAGAGAAGCGCAAACACGCGGACTACATGAACAAAAGCGATGACTTCACCAACCTTCTGGAGCAGGAGAGGGAaag ACTGAAGCGGTTGCTTGAGAACGAGAAGGCCTACCAGGtaaagaaggagaaggagcaCTCTAAACGTCTGGCCAAGGTGCGGGAGGAGCTGGTCAAGCTGAAGTCATTTGCCCTGATGTTAGTCAATGAGCGCCAGCAGCACCTGGAGCAAATGGACCAACAGAGCCAGCGGGCCCAGGAACTCagccagcagctccagcagtgGGAGCAGGCAGTGAGTGAAGCCAAGGAGCGTGCTAAGGAGGATGGCCACAGGGTCCTGAGCCTGGAGGCTGAGCTTAAAGAGAAATCCGCCAAGCTCACCCAACAACATGACGAGATGAGTGCCAAGCTTGCCAGTCAGGAGATCCACAACCGTCAACTTAATGCCAAACTTGTAGGGCTTACGCATAaagtggaggagctggaggagagcaACACGGCCTTGAAGAAATctgaggaggagctgcaggagcTGAGGGAGAAGATCGGCAAAGGCGAGTGTGGCAACTCCAACTTGATTACTGAGTTGGAGAACTTGCGGAAACGGGTGCTGGAGATGGAGGGAAAGGATGAGGAGATTACCAAGACTGAAAATCAGTGTAAGGAGCTCAGAAAGAGGCTACAAGAGGAGGATAGTAAGAGCAAAGACCTAAGGCTGGAAGTGGAGAAGCTCCAAAAAAGAATGATGGAGTTAGAGAAACTTGAGGGTGCATTCAGCGTAAGCAAGGCTGAGTGTGCACAGTTACACACTGCTCTAGACACAGAAAAGGGCCTCACCAAAGAGCTCTCAGATGAAGTTGTAGCTCTCAGGATCCGTATGAAAGAGGTGGAGTCTTCTGAACTCAAGTTAGAAAAGTCTGAGCTGAGCCTTAAGGATGACTTGAGTAAGCTCAAATCACTGACTGTTGCTCTGATGGAAGAACGAAAGACCCTGATGGAAAGAATGAAGTCAGacgagaagaagaaggaggattTGAGCAAGATGGTCAAAGTTGAGCAgggtaaagttatggaggtGACTGAGAAACTGATAGAGGAAAGCAAAAAGCTCTTAAAGTTGAAATCAGAGATGGAAACCAAAGTAGAGACTCTAACCATAGAAAAGGGGGAGCTGAGCACGAAGCTAGCCTATGAAATTGATAAAACTAAAGATCTTAATTCTAAGGTCAGTCAAATGAAAAAGAGGTTAGATGGGTTCGAGCAAGCAGAAAAGCTATCAGTGAAGAATTCAGTGAAATGCGAACCAGGAAGACTGTCTGACCCCGTCAAAAGAGAAGACAACAAAGTTAAGGAGCTGACATTTGAAATTGAGCGCCTGAAAAAGCGTCTCAAACAACTTGAAGTAGTCGAGGGAGATTTGATCAAAACCGAGGATCAGTACGACATGTTAGAGAAAAAGTTCATGACCGAACAAGACAAAGCCAACATTCTTTCTCAACAGGTGGAGGAAATGAGGGGTCAGATAGCACGGAACAAAGCAAttgagaaaggagaggaggaaagccAGGAAGCAGACCTACGACAGCGATGCAAAAGAGAGGAGGCCAAAACCAGGGAACTACAGGCAGATGTTGTAGCCCTCAAGGAGAAGATCCATGAACTGATGCACAAGGAAGACCAACTTTCTCAGCTCCAAGTAGATTACTCTGTCTTGCAGCAGAGGTTcttggaggaagaggagagagccaAGAACATGGGCACTGAAGTTTTCCATCTCACCAAAGAACTGGAGGTAGCAAAGCGTCACAGTCGAGCACTAAGGCCCAGTTTGAATGGGAGGAGAATGGTGGATGTTGCTGTGACTTCCACTGGGGTGCAGACAGAGGCAGCATCCACTGGGCCAGCAGAGGAGGATACCCCAGCCGTGTTTATCAGGAAGTCTGTTCAAGAAGAGAATCACATCATGAACAACCTCAGACAGAAGTGCCTGAAGAAACCAACAGAGAAGAGTGGTGTTGAGCGTTGCCCATCATCTGGTAGCGACCTTGGTGTGAAGAAATCCTGGATTCCCTGGATGAGGAAAAAGGATAACACCCCTCAAGAGTCTAACTTGGGAAAGCATCTGCAAATCAATGGAGATCATTTGCCTTCTCAACTGACCATGTCCCAAAAGCAAGGGCAGCCTTTGCATATCCGTGTAACACCTGACCACCAAAACAACATGGCCACTCTTGAGATCAGCAGCCCCACTGCTGAGGATGCTTTCACTAGCTCAGCCCCCCTCAGTCCCAACCCAGCTCAACCTAAATCCAGGATCACAATCATTCCCACCTACTCTGCTCCAACTAACAAGAGAAGGTCCACCACTGGACCTCAGGGCCCTGAAAGAGCCAAGTCTCCTGTCACCATCACAACGATATCCAGAGCAAAGTCTCCAGAAAGCACCCGAGTCCCCTCCTCTGCCTCGGGAAGGCCCTTGTCCCCTGTTTCTATTATGACAGTGAGCACTGCCATAGTGCCTGAAGCATCTGCTTCCCCAGAACCTCAGGAGATGACCATGGGCCGAGCTGTTTTCAAGGTCACCCCCGAGAAGCAGATGGTCCCAATGCCTATTAGGAAGGGCCACAACAACACCagcatcatcaccaccacagaCGATAACAAGATCCACATTCATCTCGGCAACAGCATGACCCCTAAGATGGTAGTCAGGCCAGTGACTGCTGCAACGGAGAGCAAGGAAATGACCTTATCGACTGGGACGGTTTTACGCTCCCCTCGCCAAATCACCACCACTGCCACCAGGAGCACACAGAGCAAAGTGATGAGCACTATCACTATTTCCCCTGTTGCATCCACCACtccaagacacacacaaagcatg ACTGGGCAAGATGCCCAGCCGCCTCGCACAGGGCTGACCCGCATCCCAATGTCCAAGAGCCTGAAGACGGGAAAGGCTGTGCTGGGATCCCTGGGGATTGCGGGTGGAGTGAAGCTGGAGTCACGAGCTGAGAGTCAGTCTATGAGGATAGAAGTTAAAAAATCCACTGTGAATAGCAATACTTTACACAATGGGGGAAAAGCCTGA
- the LOC117267064 gene encoding cell cycle control protein 50A, with product MMASSYNAKEEDGHHSGASNHGGAGVVKSKKPDNTAFKQQRLPAWQPILTAGTVLPAFFVIGLIFIPIGIGLYVTSNNIKEFEIDYTGVDVDSPCYNCANNFTWNSTTPCFCSVSFTLEQPFESNVFMYYGLSNFYQNHRRYVKSRDDSQLNGDKTSLKNPSKECEPYRTSEGQPIAPCGAIANSLFNDTLELYHIDSNDTRNAITLVKKGIAWWTDKHVKFRNPGGNNNNLTVAFQGTSKPVNWRKPVFELDPSDAENNGFINEDFIVWMRTAALPTFRKLYRIIQKKSSTTPTLPRGKYILNITYNYPVHTFNGRKRMILSTISWMGGKNPFLGIAYITVGSICFFLGVVLLIIHHKYDTRNNSADIPN from the exons ATGATGGCGTCAAGCTACAACGCTAAGGAAGAGGACGGACACCACTCGGGTGCCTCGAACCACGGAGGCGCAGGGGTTGTGAAAAGTAAAAAGCCGGACAACACCGCGTTCAAACAGCAGAGACTACCAGCCTGGCAGCCTATCCTCACGGCTGGCACCGTGCTGCCTGCTTTCTTCGTTATCGGTCTCATCTTCATCCCCATCGGCATCGGCCTGTACGTCACTTCAAACAACATCAAAGAGTTCGAG ATTGACTACACAGGTGTAGACGTTGACAGTCCATGCTACAACTGTGCCAACAACTTCACCTGGAACAGCACAACACCGTGCTTCTGCTCTGTGTCCTTCACACTGGAGCAGCCATTTGAG AGCAATGTCTTCATGTACTACGGATTATCCAACTTCTATCAGAACCACAGACGCTATGTTAAGTCCAGAGATGACAGCCAACTGAATGGTGACAAGACATCTTTAAAG AACCCAAGCAAGGAATGTGAACCGTACCGTACAAGTGAAGGGCAGCCCATCGCTCCATGTGGTGCCATAGCTAACAGCCTTTTCAATG ACACTCTGGAGTTGTATCACATCGATTCCAATGACACCAGAAATGCAATTACTCTGGTAAAGAAGGGAATTGCGTGGTGGACAGACAAGCATGTGAAATTCAGGAACCCTggtggaaacaacaacaaccttacTGTAGCTTTCCAAG GCACATCTAAGCCGGTAAACTGGAGGAAGCCAGTGTTCGAGTTGGACCCATCAGATGCTGAGAACAACGGCTTTATCAATGAAGACTTCATTGTGTGGATGCGCACGGCTGCGTTGCCCACCTTTCGCAAGCTCTATCGCATCATCCAGAAGAAGTCTAGCACGACCCCCACTCTACCCAGAGGCAAATACATCTTGAACATCACTTACA ATTACCCTGTGCACACCTTTAATGGTCGCAAGCGCATGATCCTGAGCACCATCTCCTGGATGGGAGGGAAGAACCCCTTCCTTGGCATTGCCTACATCACTGTGGGCTCCATCTGCTTCTTCCTGGGCGTTGTTCTGCTCATCATCCACCATAAATACGACACCCGCAACAACAGTGCAGATATTCCGAACTAA
- the LOC117266844 gene encoding cytochrome c oxidase subunit 7A2, mitochondrial-like — protein sequence MYRQLMGLRQLSRRTITSSTRRQIANSVKEKQKMFQEDNGMPIHLKGGSKDAVLYRATMTLTVFGSGYVVYELLTAAMPKKPQ from the exons ATGTACAGACAACTTATG GGACTTCGGCAGCTTTCCAGGCGAACCATCACCAGCAGTACACGCAGACAGATCGCTAACTCTGTCAAGGAAAAGCAAAAAATGTTCCAA GAGGATAACGGTATGCCTATCCATCTGAAGGGTGGGTCGAAGGACGCTGTGCTCTACAGAGCCACAATGACTCTCACTGTGTTTG GGAGTGGATATGTCGTTTACGAGCTTCTAACTGCTGCAATGCCCAAGAAGCCACAGTGA